GGCAGGCCGTCTTCGCCGGGTCGTTCTACGTGATGGTCCTTGCCGGGGTCGAGGTGGCCGGGGCAGTCAGCCGGTGCTCGGGGCGGTGGCGCTCTCCACGGTGACCTCGTAGGGGGTCGCCGTCGGCGGCAGCGGGATTGCCGTCCCGTCGACCACGACGTTCAACCCCGCGGGGTTGCCGATCCGCAGCCAGAGTCCCGGGAGGGCGCCGAACGACTTCCTGTCGCCGGGCGCAAGGAGCCCCTCGAACACGATCGGGCCCGTGGTCGATCCTGTGCGCAGCTCGACCCAGCATCGCTGGACCGCGACGAGGCCCAGGTCGACCGGGCCCGAGCCGACCTCGTACGCGGCCGAGTAGGCGGTCGATCCCGATGCGAGCGGCACGGGTTGGGCCGGCACTTGCACTGGATGCCGCGCGGTTGCCGCCTTCGGCGCGTGCACGGCGGCGGGGATCTTCGGAGAAGCCGCCTGATGCACCGGCGCGCCGCCCCCGGATCGGAACGCCATCGTGGCGATCACCGCGACGAGGGCGGAGGCGGCGGCCACCGCTACCATGCGAAGCGCGGGCGACCTGAGTGAAGGGACCGCGGGCAGACGCCGCCGTCGTGCACCAGGCAGAGCGCCGACCGCCGGCGCGGGAGCCGTCTCGGGGGCCGCAGCCGGCCCCAGATTCTTCCTCGCAGCTGCCGACCGGGTCTCAGCCGCCCCGGGCACCGCCGCCCCGGCCACAGACTCGTCGACGAACATCAGCTTCCGCCCCCCCGCCGGCGGTGACACCATGGGCAGCGTCGCCCCCGGCTTTCGCTTCCCGCCCCCCGCCGGCGACAACTGCTGGAAGCGAAGCTGAGCCCCGGGGAGAACCTTCACATGGGTCTCGGCCGCGGCCGCCGAACCGCCGGCCATGTGCTGGAGGTGCTCGAGAGTCGTGTGATAGGTCTGGACCGAGCGTGCATCCCGGTAGGCGGACTTCCAGTGGGC
This sequence is a window from Acidimicrobiales bacterium. Protein-coding genes within it:
- a CDS encoding DUF4115 domain-containing protein; this translates as MPALIVLLLAAAAALVVAAHWKSAYRDARSVQTYHTTLEHLQHMAGGSAAAAETHVKVLPGAQLRFQQLSPAGGGKRKPGATLPMVSPPAGGRKLMFVDESVAGAAVPGAAETRSAAARKNLGPAAAPETAPAPAVGALPGARRRRLPAVPSLRSPALRMVAVAAASALVAVIATMAFRSGGGAPVHQAASPKIPAAVHAPKAATARHPVQVPAQPVPLASGSTAYSAAYEVGSGPVDLGLVAVQRCWVELRTGSTTGPIVFEGLLAPGDRKSFGALPGLWLRIGNPAGLNVVVDGTAIPLPPTATPYEVTVESATAPSTG